A window of Punica granatum isolate Tunisia-2019 chromosome 8, ASM765513v2, whole genome shotgun sequence genomic DNA:
TTAGAGAGCTCGGATGATGGAGAGAAAGGTGGTGATGTCTGTCACTGAGCAAGAATAAGAGAGGGAAGGTGAGAATGATGAGGGAGAAGAGAGGGAGATCAGTTGAGAGCTCTAGTGATGGCGATGGTGCTGTCGAAGGCAGCCCCGAGAGGAGAGCCAAGGAGCTGAGCAGCGTTAgttcctgaagaagaagaagaagaagaagaagaagaaagggaaaaaagaaacaaagccCATGAACTGGCCTGGTCTCTGCAAAAATTAGGTATGGGGGGTCGGCCAATTGACCAGTTGGGCCGACCCCTCTGCCATCAGTTTCtctctttgtatttttttttttagttcgTACCGGGTTCCTTTGGGCAACGTTCAATTTCTCGTGATTCGTCAACATTTTCCTAATGAAAACTTtgaaatcgagaaaattcaaaaataaatggCTATATGAGAATTCCAATTTTGCATCGGTAGAGATCGAATCTCAATAAAAATCGACATAGAACCTCCTACATGCGTCTATCATAACTGCTCGATTATTTTCGAGATTCAATCTCTTCAACTGCATATCCAAAAAGTATTTCAAGACCTTTATcatgttcagaaaaattcaataacCAATATTATGcaggaaaatattttctagTCTCGAGTTTTGTTccagattttgaaattttaacttGATGTACGTGAGACATGaaattctcgtcttttcaaTCAACCATATGAAAAATGATCTGGAATTTCATTCCGttcgaaaaaaattcaagagtCGATATTATgcagaaaattatttttcagtcCCGAGTATCatcccgaattttgaaaattaaagttcACGCACGTAAGGCCTGAAATTTTCGCTTCCTCAATCGgatattcaaaaaaattgaCCACTATTGTGTTCATAAAAATTCGAAAATCAATATTAtgcagaaaatattttttagctCTGAATATTGTTCTGAATTTCAAAAGATGGAAATTGACGCATGTAAAATCTGAAAACGCCCGTAGAgtattttttctgaaaaatgtaaaatatggAGTTAAATTAAAGAGATGCCTCGAGTTCAAAAGTAGTTGAGTGTATCGAATAATGATCAGACATGACTTCCTCAATGAATTGGGAATATGGTCCGATCCCTTTCGACAGTTTCCGAGCGCCAGTGGACCGAAACGGGGTACTgacaaattcaaaaaaattttagcGCCTCGAGGTATATAATGAAGTTATTAAACTGCGCTGTTAGGGAAGTTTCCAATTGTAAATTATTTCTTCTGTCGGAAATAATTgagataaatttaaaaagttgtGTTAATCACGCCTAAaaccattgttatcagaaccggaccggaccggccggttcgaccgatcggaccgggaaccggcaccatgtccggtccggttcgcctaaaaatcgaaatggcagctttgaaccggccgattttaagcaaaatttcattaaaccggccggttctatgggtttttatgggtttcctatttaatataaaaattggttggttgtgtaaagatttgaattcatgacctcttacttctcatattagcatactaccaaccaagccaccaccacttttttgttcttttaactctacttttaagtacttattaaaataaaatatttattttgaagtaagaaatattaaatatatagatactttcttatactattattatatttctttaaaatcatcatacttttatcttaattatcataatttttttaataatatgaatatttattttattttaaataaacgagcggtccgacccatcgaacccccggttggacccataaacccatgaccccgtatCCCTttcggttcatcatccggtccggttctgataacactgcctAAAACAATTCGTACTGGGTTTTTCAACAGAAAATATGTTGGAAAAAACTTCTTTAAATTCTCaatgaattttattaataattataattcaacGACAGTAAAAGTGATTTCACCAAAAAAGTAATTGCATCATAGACCTACTTTAGATTGAACTGAACCAAACTCTTTCGGAAATCCGAGACTTTTGGTAGTGTGTAGTttgtattaaattttcattgggcttatacgagCTCGAGcccattttcatttaaaagctcaagctgataaatAATGGTACcaaagtctcatataaaccaataAATTTTGATTCATCTTTTCTATGTGGGATTAATATCCTCAACACTAGCCCTCACGTGTAACGTGTAGTCTATTtttgcctacacgttgtcacatGTCTTTAAACACctgccctcaacaattgaccttgAGCCGGGCTCTTCTTCCGTGTTCTGGCAAAAGGGGACTAACAGGAGGCGCACTTTGACTGCACTCGACACACTGAGCCTAACGTGATGTGAGTGCGCACACACGCGTAGGCACGCATACGcgtaacctaggctctgataccatattaaattttcattgggcttatacgggctcgAGTCCATTTctacttaaaagctcaagctaatAAGTAATGGTAccaaaatctcatataaaccaataaattttaattcatCTTTTTTACGTGGAATTAATATTCTCAACGCTTTGAAAATACTTTAATTTGGTGTAAGAGAAGCGGCTACTCCATTGCTGCCGGTGCATCCGATGTTCATACCACATCCTTTCACTTCGAACCCCCTTTCATTTtctgtccttttctttttcaaaatttcgaAACAATCCGTTATAcataggtttttttttaatcttactTTATCAATATTTTCACCCTACGAAGCAAATTTTCAGCTATGATAACCGCCCCCTTTCCTCTCGTTATCTGTTGcaccttttaattttttatcttcttaaaATTTCtcctattatttatttcaaagatttaaataaataaatatattaaaagcaGTACATGTGCAAAATATACACATGGCATCAATCATGTGCTAAAATATACGCATGGCATCGGTTATTAATTGGCCACATTAGTGAAATTCGACTGCTAGAAAGATGATGAACCATATAAAACATTTATCATTACATAAAGGAtaagaatgaaaattaaaaaagagaaggaTATGATGTCGAACAAAAAGTCAAACTTAAAGGACCAAAACTTTTGGTGAAAAATATGTTCCGACTCCTGCAAATTCATATACTTTCcttttacaaatttatataCTTTCCTTCGACAGATAATGATTTAGAATATGGAAAATTCTTCACTAGGCTCCAATACTATTGTGCCAggcaatataataatttgatgCCAAAAGAGTTGCTATATAGCGCAAATCATGCTTTCTTTAGGCCCCAGATAATTAATCAAAGAAAGCGGCCGATCGAAAAAAGACACTAAGCAAGCATGAGTTTTATCAACGGAAGTTCTTTCCTCTTGGGGCTTGTATTATCTATGGGGGTGTTATCGGAAGTACCGATGGTAGCAATGGCAGCCAACGGCAGTAAATTCAGCTTCTTCCCCGCGGTCACTGTTGAAATCTTCAACAAGCTGCCTCTTGGTGCGACCTTCACCATACATTGTAAATCGAAGGACGATGATCTCGGAACCCATGAGGTTGGGACGGGCCAGAGCTACTCGTTCCACTTCAAGGTTAATTTCTGGGGCACCACGCTGTTCTTCTGCAGGGCATCACATGAAGGCAATAATGTCGACTTTGAGATCTACAGGGCCTCGAGGGACGACACCGACAGGTGCCCTGATTACTGTATGTGGGTGGCAAATGGAGATGGCATCATGGGATACCCTGAATCTTCCAGTGAAAAGCCCGATATTGTTATTCCTTGGAAGCGGTAAATGTTGAGGCAGGAAATATTACAATAagatacatataaaaaaaggTGCAAATATTGGGCATCCTTGATATTTGATTGGACCTGTTGCTGCAAccgtaaaattaatataaagcTATTTATGTTATCGATGCGTATCACATATAGTTAttgtttcttttaattttcctgTTAACAGGGGAAGCTCATCAGTAATAAAGCAAAATAAAGAGGCACGAAAATTTCACGGACGATGATCGAACTCGAATCACATGATTTCGCTTTGGCAACTTGTGCCACTTGCAATGAAAACCCCTTTCTTCCATATTAGACTTTctttaaaataatgaattcactgatattatatttttcatagtACTTTATGCTTTAAATGAGAAGTTCCTCGGTGATACTATCTCATTACGTGGCTTGAGAAATCACCATTTAAATTGCATAGGAAAATTAGTACTAATcgataattatcataattattcctcgttaaaaaatttatattggtTCTTTCTCATCATATCAATATGAAGTGAGACATTAAGATTTTCTCACttcaaatattataatattacttTTATTAGTGAAATTACATTTATGAGAAACTCTTAATTAGCTGAATTCTTAGTACATAGTTGAAATATTACATGAAATAAGGGTTTCCGGAGCCACATGATCAGTGCTGGAAAAGTCAATATCTAGtgacataaaaaataaaaatcacttGAATTCGAGTTAAAAACCACGGCATAGAAAACTTTTAGGCTTTGTTTGGGCATGTGGAGCAGAGGGGAGGATAGAGATGTGAAAttctatataaaattatatgagatttaaaaatttatcgtTCCCTTCCCCTTTCTTTCCTTCTAATTCTATCATCCTAACCAAGACTTCTGGAGAATggtcaaaaacaaaaaaaaaaaaaacaaaaacaaacacCTAAGGTGGGAGcattagtaaaaaaattattattgactTTCAAAGTACGGTGATGAAACTCGTGACTAAAGTCAAGTCATATCCAGGCAGAAATTAGTCGCCCTCAATAGTTTGGAGATACATTTTAATCTTATCAAAAACAAAATCTTATGAATAGATCTGAAATTTTGActgtattatattattacaCTATTTGATAAATGCTCTTGACTAAATTGATATTTTAGAAACTTTACATCCAAAACATGTTACAAAGATCAATTTCCATAATTTAATCCCCGTTTGAATTGTTAGACcgattttagaatcataattttaattttaactcaacacactacacaacaaaaatacacgtttcccaagtcaaatttataatactatcttatttgtctttttccacaatcaaaatcaaaatcaaaatcaaaatcatgattctaaaatcataCTAACAAATCAAACGCAGCAATGTTTGCCAAGCAAAACAGAAATCCTATTTTCATGAACCAGAAGAATTTCTAGTCCAATGTTTGGGACACTCGCAACCAGTAGTGTTCTTCAAAGTGTTGATcatctaatttttttgaacACGACAATGGTCCTGATTTATTTTTCGGATATCCAATTGCAAAAACTATTATTTCAGGTCTTACatgcattaattttaatttttcaaaatttaaaacgATATTCGggatcaaaaatatttttctacttAATATCaattcttgaatttttctgaatgcAACGGTAGTTCCATAAGATCTTTCGGATACccaattataaaaattgaatttcgaATATAATCGATTAATTACGATCGAAGCGTCTCGGATATTCAAGGTCGATTTCTATCGAGATTCGATCTCCGTTGatgcaaattaaaatttttatagagccaattattttttgaatttctcaattttgaaGTTTTCTTTCCAGAAACATCAACGAATCCCGGAAAAATCGAATTTCGCCCGAAGACGACCGTAccagtaaataaataaataaataaaagggagGGAGATGTCAGAAGGGTCAGCTCAAGTGTTCAACTTGGCCGACCCCACAGACTGGATTGGCAGGGTCAATtcatttgctttttcttttctttcccttccTTCTACTTCTCTGCACTACACGCCCATActtgcccaaaaaaaaatatgttgacttgcatttctctccttttcttctcctttttcgGTCCTTCCTCGGCTGCAGGACATCATTTCCCTTTCGGCTTctggctgctgctgctgctgcttctctTCTGCTGCTCCATCTAAGGACCATCTTGATGATCATCTCCCTTCTGCTGGCTGCTGTTGAGCCCGCTCCCTGAACCCCTTTGATCAGCATCAGGAGGTTTTTCGGTAGATCGCCatcttttcttccttcctGACTAGCATTACCTTCCTCTCCTTTCTCGTGACCATGCCTCTCGAGCTAAGCACCGCTACTTATTCCCTTTGCTGAGTACGCTTCACTTTTTATCACAGTAAAAAGAGTTGATGCGATAAGGTAAATAAGAAATTGATCGATTTTCAAAATGAAGT
This region includes:
- the LOC116189457 gene encoding self-incompatibility protein S1-like, whose protein sequence is MSFINGSSFLLGLVLSMGVLSEVPMVAMAANGSKFSFFPAVTVEIFNKLPLGATFTIHCKSKDDDLGTHEVGTGQSYSFHFKVNFWGTTLFFCRASHEGNNVDFEIYRASRDDTDRCPDYCMWVANGDGIMGYPESSSEKPDIVIPWKR